The Populus nigra chromosome 4, ddPopNigr1.1, whole genome shotgun sequence genome contains the following window.
TTTTATCTGTGGTTTATAAGAGTGGTGCAGTTGTTCTTTGGTTGCCATGCTGCTAAATCACACTGTCTTGTTATCATAGGTGGTGGTTGCTAAAGAGGCTGTGGGAAACCTGGGTGGGTTGGTAAGGCAATTGTCATTGGATCAATTCGAAAATGAAAGTAGAAGGATGCTTCCTATGAATAATGATGCATCTTATCCTGCCAGAAAGTTCACCAGAAAAAAATCTCCTCAAGGCCTGCATAAGAAGGTAAGACTTGACAAATTTATGATTATTGCTATCTCTTCATTAGCGCTGCTTCATGTTGTTATCTTGCAGATTATTTCCATGTTGCTTAGGCCTCGAAACTGGAAAGCTCCTGCAAATAGGAGATTTTTCCTGGATTCTTATGAAGTTGGGGAACTTTGTTATGCTGCTGAACAAATATTTATGCAAGAGCCAACAGTTCTGCAATTGAAAGCCCCAATAAAAGTCTTTGGTgatcttcatggacagtttggTGACTTAATGCGTCTATTTGATGAATATGGATTTCCATCGACAGCAGGAGACATTACGTAAGTATTACATTGTAGCTCTTATGCTTGTGAGGAACATGTTGAGTATGATGTGGAGAGCTAATTGATAGTGgcatttaatttcatgcaatctAAGAGATTGAGGAAACTAAAAACGAAACTGAGCCATTTAAATTGATTGTGTCACTCATGGGTGCTCTGTTGTGGGTTTACAGTATGGATTTTGGATTAGGCTTTTCTATTggctagtttatttttttcaattatgatgGGTGAAGTGCCAAAAACTATGTTTTGTCCCTGTGGGGTGCAGTTGAGTATAATTCATGCTTCATGTTGAGGCAGGGAAGTGGGATCTGATGAAAGTGCAGCTGCAAAAGCTAAGTGCTTGAGTTGACAAAAAGTAATAAGGTCTCTCTGCTTGATAGAGATGATTCCTTCATGTCCTACACAAACTGGCTAAACTAGTAGGGAGATGAGAGTTTGTTTCTTGGGAAGGGGGCTTGTGAAAGGGGCTAGAAAGATGTGATCACAGTAACAAAGATCCATATTCTTACATGGACTGACACTGACTCTGATATGCTGAATTGTTGTTGGTTTTAGCCAAAGTAAATAGTTGAGTAAAGGTGTTGGTTAATAAATCATGTTCAAATACCCAAGTTACCGTTtttcaacattattttaaagttCCACACATTTTCAACTTGTATGTATGTTGTAAATGTACCTCAAGAAAGGCATTGTGAGTAGCAATCTACAACAATATAACTCGTCTTGTCTTTGAGAAGGCAATATCACTACCATTAGAAAAGCACTAAAATTCTTAAATGTTTTAGAAATGttgtgtttgagattgtggtgtaaggtgttttttaaaatagtttatcTCTTGAAAATGCatcgaaataaaaaaatttcattgttttttttttttttgacattagcatattaaaacaatcggaaaacactaaaaaaacatcaatttaatattttttttttcatgccaaACGcacttttaacaaaaaaagtttcaaacgcacTCCCAAACACCCAACTCTTTTTTCTGTGGCCTCCATTGACTTTCTAAAGAAATCATGTCGTTTAATGTGTCATGCCCATATTCTTGGAGTCATTGGCACATGATAAATGCATGTGTGCAGGTTTGCTGTTTATGTCATAATTGAGCGAGCAATGTCCATAAGTAATTTGAACTCGTTATATGGTTCTATTTCCCTTCTCTTTCTTATCCTCATTTTTTGACATTCTTCTGCTTAAATAGTTATTGCTCTATACTCCTTCATTTGATATTTATGTCTATGACAAGCAGTGGTTGGTGGGCACTGTTTCCCAAAAATTGGGTTGAAGATACAATACATGTCCTTTAGCGTTGCTTATATTAAGTTTTCATTTGGATAATGCTTAACGTGATAGAAGGCCTCCAGCTTATATGTCCAAAACaacaaattgataattttagaaCAGATTGCGTGATTTATCTCTGTAGTTGATTAACTATGCTGTCCAATTTTATGGTTCAGGTACATTGACTATTTGTTTCTGGGAGACTATGTTGATCGAGGGCAGCACAGTTTGGAGACCATAACTTTGCTTCTTGCTCTTAAGGCAAAACTTGTGCTTTCAATGAACAATAGTTTcacatgaattatattttagcaCTGTCCTTATATTGATGATGTGGTGccttttattatgattttgcaGATTGAGTATCCCGAGAATGTCCACCTGATACGTGGTAACCATGAAGCTGCTGATATAAATGCGCTCTTTGGTTTTCGTATTGAATGCATTGAAAGAATGGTATAGATAAACATGCTAAATATAGTTTTCCTGAAGGGCCAGTACAtcttttgaaaattcaaatGTTCAAATGTGATAATAGCATTTTACAGGGAGAGAGTGATGGAATATGGGCATGGACACGTTTCAATCAACTTTTCAACTGTCTTCCACTCGCTGCGCTTATTGAGAAGAAAATTATCTGTATGCATGGTGGCATAGGAAGATCCATTCATTCAGTGGAACAGATTGAGAAGCTGGAGAGGCCCATAACAATGGATGCTGGATCTATAATTCTAATGGATCTTCTATGGTATGCTTCACACGATTTATTTTACTTGCAATCTACCATTGCTTATGTTAATTTGTGTTATGAAACTTCTCCATTCAGGTCGGATCCTACCGAAAATGATAGCATAGAGGGTTTGAGACCAAATGCTAGGGGTCCTGGTCTTGTCACTTTTGGGGTATGCATGTCGTTGTTTACATCTGTTATGTTTGATGATCTATAGTTATTGTGTTTGGTGTGGTTTATCACATGCAATATATCCCAAGTCATAGTGaatagaaacaatttttttttttgactaaaTTATAGATATCGCATCAACCTTTGTGGAAAGCAATTAGCCCCTCAAAACTTCTTATCTTGGTCCCCCGATAAATATTTATGTAGAGATTGAATTCCTATAGCAGCTTGCTTTAAATTCTCTTACTGTAGTTAacagcagaaaaaaaaataatactcctttcttttatttagaaatgagCCACCAAAATCTTACTTTCAAACTGGAAGAGAAACAATGTTCTTCGCCTACTACTATTAAATGTTGGATGTGAACTTTAAGAAAGTTTAGGACTTCATTGTTACTAACGCTTATTGggaaccaaaagaaaaatcaaaggtgACAAGGTTAACTTGCCTTTGACGGAAAGTTCAGCAGTGTTGGCTTGTTTTAGCCTTAAAGGTGACAAGTTCACCAtgatctttatattaattttgaaataccAAGTGACTTACCACTATAAATTTATAGTCACTGGCAGTTTGCATTTCCACTCTTATGAGCTGCTACTATCTCACTTTTGCTGCTTCAGATGTCCAATGAATCTACGCTAGCTTATGATGTCATCAGTTTTGTATACTTATCTCAGCACcgtatctttttaatttgatgcgCTTTCAAGTTGCATGTGTTATGAAGCTTTTGcttgttttatcttttaatgtcaTTGCAGCCTGACCGTGTATCCGACTTCtgtaagaaaaataagttaCAGCTGATTATTAGGGCACATGAATGTGTCATGGATGGGTTTGAACGGTTTGCCCAAGGGCAATTGATTACTCTATTTTCTGCAACCAACTATTGTGGTAAGCTAAAGAGCTTGAATTTTCTCCTGCTAAAATCCAATTTGAATCCTAATGTGATGTATCGATCCAGGGACTGCAAACAATGCTGGAGCTATACTGGTAGTTGGCAGGGGTTTGGTTGTGGTTCCAAAATTAATTCATCCCTTGCCACCTCCCCTTCAGTCACCAGAGACGTCTCCGGAACGTGTCATTGATGATGCATGGATGCAGGTAAGATTTATAGCATTTTCAATGTTGGAAATACTGCTTGGTATCCACAAATCTGGAAAACCTATTCCCTAGCtggcttttaattgttttctctATGTTTCTGTTGTCGTTCAGGAGCTTAACATCCAAAGACCACCAACTCCAACACGTGGTCGCCCTCAACCTGACCTTGACAGAAACTCACTTGCGTACATATGATGCTACAAGACCCCTTGTTTGTAATCTGTGGAATTTCATTGCAGCACCTGTCTTTTCTTGCACGCTTGACTGTTTCGTTGGTCAATTTCATTCAGCATGTCTCCCACTGTGCACAAGTCTGGTGCTTGTGTTGTATTTTTAGATATACAAGTTGCAGAAGATATAAAAGTACACAACTTGAGAATGATCCAAGGTTTAGCTGTTAACTAGTGAGTGTAACATATGTACAATATAGCACGCAGAAAAGATGGTATTTGTATTTCTACTGTTGATAGATTATAGAGTGATCAacttttttgtaaaatagacAAGGAGGTATTTAATTTACGGTATATATTCATTTGATTTCTATCATTGGTGTGCTGAGGCATGTAAAAATGACTTGGCCACGGTTGAAAATCATCCGTCGAAATGTGAGGTGGTCAGTTGCAGCATGAAAATGTCATTTGctagtttttcttaatttatcaaTATTCACAACCCTGGTTCACTGCTAGCTGAGCATCATCAAGTCCACCAAATTAATTATGCGAAGGGGGTGGTGTCATGGAACATTTGGCTctcatttcttaaaataaacatCTTCCACAGCCGTTGATGCATGGAAATACTCTACTTTTTTAAGGTTGTCATATTCGGAGTCTCCACAAGCACCATAGCGAATTCCCCTGCCTTCTCTTTAGCCCCCGTGAATGTTGTTCCTGTTGCAAGAAAAGATGCCATTAGCTAGTCGGGGCTTGAGTGCATTGCACTCATGTGTCACAGCTGGAaacgaaagaagaagaaaacagagtAAAGGGGGAAGCGGGATCGGTTTAAATTGATTGCAACCCAACGACTGCGTTTTGTGCAGTCTTTTTAAATGAGAATAAGTTAGAAAGAATGGCCAGGTGTGGAGTGTCACGCCGACAATAGAAAAGAAGTAGAGTGTCTTTTAATGATTGAAACAGAAACGCATGAAAATGAATGACAGAAATTTCCAAGATTCTCTCGCGGCGTTctccctctttctcttctcctctaaCAAATTCTGAGAGTGTAACTGCAGCTCTTCTCCTTCCCATCTATATTTCTCCTCCATTGTTATATCTTTAAGGCTCACCCTTTTAACTTCCAGCAAAGTGGTATTAGAGCTCACCATCTTTGGACTTCAGCAAGATGCCACCAGAGAGGTCCCAAGATGTGAGAGGCTGGATGATTCTTTGAAAGCTGCTAACCAAAGAGTCAATGGAATAGAGGTTTAACCGAATGCTTAATCTGATGACCTTGCTTAGCTTAAGGCCATGATGAAAGAGATGGCTACCCAACAAATCTCAATAAAACATACTCTGCAAACACTACCAGGAGAGAtaagttctt
Protein-coding sequences here:
- the LOC133692795 gene encoding serine/threonine-protein phosphatase BSL1-like isoform X3, whose product is MDLVAQRYLVIVSGNDGKRALSDAWVLDTAQKPYAWQRLNPEGDRPSARMYATASARSDGMFLLCGGRDSFGTALGDAYGLLMHRNGQWEWTLAPGVSPSTRYQHAAVFVGARLHVTGGALKGGRLVEGEAAVAVLDTAAGVWLDRNGIVTSSKTSKGHAEYDPYLELMRRCRHASASVGVRIYVYGGLKGDAVLDDFLVAENSPFQSDMNSPILTSERASTITSPRSNHYNLNSFGTTTPDGGSEIPLSGGISSMDKNSMEKLREASAAEAEAANAVWQAAQAASSNPAEETSVSDDNSQVAEATSDGSDNEADVRLHPRAVVVAKEAVGNLGGLVRQLSLDQFENESRRMLPMNNDASYPARKFTRKKSPQGLHKKIISMLLRPRNWKAPANRRFFLDSYEVGELCYAAEQIFMQEPTVLQLKAPIKVFGDLHGQFGDLMRLFDEYGFPSTAGDITYIDYLFLGDYVDRGQHSLETITLLLALKIEYPENVHLIRGNHEAADINALFGFRIECIERMGESDGIWAWTRFNQLFNCLPLAALIEKKIICMHGGIGRSIHSVEQIEKLERPITMDAGSIILMDLLWSDPTENDSIEGLRPNARGPGLVTFGPDRVSDFCKKNKLQLIIRAHECVMDGFERFAQGQLITLFSATNYCGTANNAGAILVVGRGLVVVPKLIHPLPPPLQSPETSPERVIDDAWMQELNIQRPPTPTRGRPQPDLDRNSLAYI